One segment of Panicum virgatum strain AP13 chromosome 3K, P.virgatum_v5, whole genome shotgun sequence DNA contains the following:
- the LOC120698634 gene encoding protein FON2 SPARE1-like, with protein sequence MRRPDAAAATVVVLLWLAALTVAFHGCGRRGCGGFLLGRRTGAVAAVVPARKMLLAATTSSDDAAASSSTDHNHHHHHHRHHQHHHVHRWNRHGIPPSAVGQGKAEIDPRYGVQKRLVPTGPNPLHH encoded by the coding sequence ATGAGACGAcctgacgccgccgcggccaccgtcgtcgtcctcctgtGGCTCGCCGCGCTCACCGTCGCGTTCCACGGCTGCGGTCGCCGTGGCTGCGGTGGCTTCTTGCTGGGGAGGCGAACGGgcgcggtcgccgccgtcgtTCCGGCAAGGAAGATGCTGCTCGCCGCGACGACGAGCTCCGATGACGCTGCGGCCTCCTCATCGACTGAtcacaaccaccaccaccatcaccatCGGCATCATCAGCATCACCATGTCCACCGGTGGAACCGGCACGGCATCCCACCGTCCGCGGTAGGCCAGGGCAAGGCGGAGATCGACCCGCGGTACGGCGTGCAGAAGAGGCTGGTGCCCACGGGCCCGAACCCCTTGCATCACTGA
- the LOC120698633 gene encoding F-box protein SKP2A-like has translation MFSGRPGNGELDAWFRSLMVSSSNQSGQAESGSPLPTLSGWKDLPVELLLRIISIVGDDRMVIVASGVCTGWRDALGWGVTNLSLSWCKQNMNSLMISLAHKFTKLQVLTPRQNKPQLEDSAVEAVANYCHDLRELDLSRSFGLSDRSLYALAHGCPRLTRLNISGCSNFSDTALTYLTCRCKNLKCLNLCGCVKAASDRALQAIAQNCGQLQSLNLGWCDNITDKGVTSLASGCPDLRAVDLCGCVLITDESVVALANGCPHLRSLGLYFCQNITDRAMYSLANSRVKTKHGRWDAFKDGLANLNISQCTALTPPAVQAVCDSFPALHTCPDRHSLIISGCLSLTSVHCACALHPHRAGRALLPNHAY, from the exons ATGTTCAGCGGGAGGCCTGGGAACGGTGAATTGGATGCATGGTTCAGGAGCCTCATGGTTTCCTCAAGCAACCAGAGCGGGCAGGCTGAAAGTGGTAGTCCATTGCCTACATTATCAGGATGGAAGGACCTTCCAGTGGAGCTACTGTTGAGGATAATATCAATTGTCGGAGATGACAGGATGGTCATTGTGGCATCTGGTGTTTGCACGGGCTGGCGTGACGCCCTGGGATGGGGAGTCACTAATCTTTCCCTCTCATG GTGCAAGCAGAACATGAATAGTTTAATGATATCTCTCGCTCACAAGTTTACAAAGTTACAAGTTCTCACTCCTCGCCAAAACAAACCTCAGCTTGAAGACAGTGCAGTAGAGGCTGTTGCCAACTACTGTCATGATCTACGTGAGTTGGACCTCAGCAGAAGCTTCGGGCTTAGTGACCGCTCCTTGTATGCATTGGCCCATGGATGCCCGCGGCTTACAAGACTGAACATTAGCGGATGCTCCAATTTCAGTGACACTGCCTTGACTTACCTTACTTGCCGCTGTAAAAACCTGAAGTGCTTGAATTTGTGTGGATGTGTGAAGGCTGCAAGTGATAGAGCCTTGCAG GCCATTGCTCAGAACTGTGGGCAGCTGCAATCTTTGAACCTAGGCTGGTGTGACAATATTACAGATAAGGGAGTGACCAGCTTAGCGTCAGGATGTCCTGATCTCAGAGCTGTAGACTTGTGTGGTTGTGTTCTTATAACAG ATGAGAGCGTGGTTGCTCTTGCGAATGGATGCCCGCACCTGCGGTCGTTAGGTCTCTATTTCTGCCAGAACATCACGGACCGTGCCATGTACTCCCTCGCGAACAGCCGAGTGAAGACCAAGCACGGGAGGTGGGACGCGTTTAAAGATGGGCTTGCCAACCTCAACATCAGCCAGTGCACGGCCCTGACGCCCCCAGCGGTGCAGGCGGTCTGCGACTCCTTCCCGGCGCTCCACACCTGCCCTGATAGGCACTCCCTCATCATCAGCGGCTGCCTCAGCCTCACGTCGGTCCACTGTGCCTGTGCCCTGCATCCTCACCGTGCCGGGCGAGCCCTCTTGCCCAACCATGCATACTGA